In Oleiharenicola lentus, the following are encoded in one genomic region:
- a CDS encoding FliH/SctL family protein, which produces MPFAKLIAFDRPLIGAVLPGAGRAFTEAEVAAKVEAAYHKGVDATRAAVDQKLVEMRVDMQELSEGVLGKLAGVEAATLAQLREALPALAVDLAHRLLAGFEPSAEIVEKLCHEALQQLFPEREGLELSLCPRDAALLEQVNPGWLNRYPGLKVKTDANLQPGDCLVRSRFGLTDARQQTKLAVLTHGLTGE; this is translated from the coding sequence ATGCCCTTCGCCAAACTCATCGCCTTTGACCGTCCGCTGATCGGCGCCGTGCTGCCCGGCGCCGGCCGCGCATTCACCGAGGCGGAGGTTGCCGCCAAGGTTGAGGCCGCCTACCACAAGGGCGTCGATGCCACCCGTGCCGCCGTGGACCAGAAGCTCGTCGAGATGCGCGTGGACATGCAGGAACTCAGCGAGGGTGTGCTCGGCAAGCTTGCCGGCGTCGAGGCCGCCACGCTGGCGCAGCTTCGCGAGGCGCTGCCCGCGCTCGCCGTGGACCTCGCCCACCGCCTGCTGGCCGGTTTCGAACCCTCCGCCGAGATCGTCGAGAAACTTTGTCACGAGGCCCTGCAGCAGCTGTTTCCCGAGCGGGAAGGTCTGGAGCTTTCGCTCTGCCCGCGCGACGCCGCCCTGCTCGAGCAGGTCAACCCCGGCTGGCTCAACCGCTACCCGGGACTCAAGGTCAAGACCGACGCCAACCTGCAGCCCGGCGATTGCCTGGTGCGCAGCCGTTTCGGCCTGACCGATGCCCGCCAGCAAACCAAGCTAGCCGTGCTCACCCACGGTCTCACCGGAGAATGA
- a CDS encoding FliI/YscN family ATPase, with translation MSATIIPMVDVLRSQVRHAPAVQRVGTVTGIAGLIIDSEGPNVGLGEICVVKSPRTGYSVRAEVVGFREHRVLLMPLGDTAGLHVGCEVAAADRPPLPKPGPELLGRVLDALGRPMDNLGLLPVDRSEHDTKPPHPLRRQRIKDALPTGVRAIDTFIPLGRGQRLGLFAGSGVGKSTLLGMIARGCNADVVVVALVGERGREVREFLEKDLGPEGLKRAVVVVATSDTSAPLRLRAAFTATSIAESYRDAGKNVLLMMDSVTRFAMAQREIGLAVGEPPTTRGYTPSVFALLPRLLERTGAGEKGSITALYTVLVEGDDMNEPVADAVRGILDGHIVLSRHLAHFNHYPAIDVLESVSRLTRDICSPDEVAHAAAAREHLALYRKNEDLVSIGAYQKGASPQLDRAIALQDPLRQFLRQGVNEFTNRADCFARIKTIVAP, from the coding sequence ATGAGCGCCACGATCATTCCCATGGTGGATGTCCTCCGCTCCCAGGTGCGGCATGCGCCGGCCGTGCAGCGCGTGGGCACGGTCACGGGCATCGCGGGCCTCATTATCGACTCCGAGGGCCCCAATGTCGGTCTCGGCGAAATCTGCGTGGTGAAGTCGCCGCGCACCGGCTACTCGGTCCGCGCCGAGGTCGTCGGTTTCCGCGAACACCGCGTCCTGCTCATGCCGCTCGGCGACACCGCCGGGTTGCACGTGGGCTGCGAGGTCGCCGCCGCCGACCGGCCGCCGCTGCCCAAGCCCGGTCCGGAACTGCTCGGCCGCGTGCTCGACGCGCTCGGCCGCCCGATGGACAATCTCGGCCTGCTGCCGGTGGACCGCTCCGAGCACGACACCAAGCCGCCGCACCCGCTGCGCCGCCAGCGCATCAAGGACGCGCTCCCGACCGGCGTGCGCGCCATCGACACTTTCATTCCGCTCGGCCGCGGCCAGCGGCTCGGCCTGTTCGCCGGTTCCGGCGTCGGCAAGTCCACGCTCCTCGGCATGATCGCCCGCGGCTGCAACGCCGACGTCGTGGTCGTCGCGCTCGTGGGCGAGCGTGGCCGCGAAGTCCGTGAATTCCTCGAGAAGGACCTCGGCCCCGAAGGCCTCAAGCGCGCGGTCGTCGTGGTCGCGACCTCCGACACCTCCGCGCCGCTCCGCCTGCGCGCCGCCTTCACCGCCACCTCGATTGCCGAGTCCTACCGTGACGCCGGCAAGAACGTGCTCCTGATGATGGACTCGGTCACGCGCTTCGCCATGGCCCAGCGCGAAATCGGCCTCGCCGTCGGCGAACCGCCCACCACGCGCGGCTACACGCCCTCCGTGTTCGCGCTGCTGCCGCGCCTGCTCGAGCGCACCGGCGCCGGCGAAAAGGGTTCCATCACCGCCCTCTACACCGTGCTGGTCGAGGGCGACGACATGAACGAGCCCGTGGCCGACGCCGTGCGCGGTATCCTCGACGGCCACATCGTGCTTTCGCGCCACCTGGCGCACTTCAACCATTACCCGGCGATTGACGTCCTTGAAAGCGTCAGCCGCCTCACCCGCGACATCTGTTCGCCCGACGAGGTGGCCCACGCCGCCGCGGCGCGCGAGCACCTGGCGCTTTACCGCAAGAACGAGGACCTCGTGTCCATCGGCGCCTATCAGAAGGGCGCCAGCCCCCAGCTCGACCGCGCCATCGCCCTGCAGGATCCGCTCCGGCAGTTCCTGCGGCAGGGCGTGAACGAGTTCACCAACCGGGCGGACTGCTTCGCCCGGATCAAAACCATCGTCGCGCCATGA